In a genomic window of Quercus lobata isolate SW786 chromosome 4, ValleyOak3.0 Primary Assembly, whole genome shotgun sequence:
- the LOC115987078 gene encoding uncharacterized protein LOC115987078 has translation MASLSASVSASAFLLGFRSGSGSGRAQISTTDVLNLKQFASKVSPIPSCFRFKNTARLQKRQRLVVASASNSIPSGDSNKEKSSGIKTTDAPQGPPFLTVLAGFLVFLLVSWIVGSIILWLIGIIVKVPPSK, from the exons ATGGCATCACTCTCTGCTTCTGTTTCTGCTTCTGCTTTCCTCCTAGGGTTTCGTAGTGGAAGTGGAAGTGGAAGAGCTCAAATATCCACCACTGATGTCCTCAATCTTAAACAATTTGCTTCTAAAGTCTCTCCAATCCCATCTTGTTTCAG GTTCAAGAACACTGCAAGATTGCAAAAAAGGCAAAGGTTGGTTGTTGCATCTGCATCAAACTCTATTCCTTCAGGAGATTCCAACAAAGAGAAATCAAGTGGGATTAAGACGACTGATGCTCCCCAGGGACCTCCATTCCTTACCGTTTTGGCTGGTTTCTTAGTCTTTTTGCTTGTATCTTGGATTGTCGGATCCATTATCTTGTGGCTGATTGGCATAATTGTTAAGGTGCCACCATCAAAGTAG
- the LOC115983260 gene encoding putative disease resistance protein RGA4: protein MAEGALSGVAKGIIGIAGNLALSEVALIWGVKDEINKLKETVSTIKAVLMDAEAKQHNSEAIKVWLQRLKDAMFDADDLLDEISTEALQREVMTRDKAKKVRILFSKPNQPAYGIRMGHKVKEMRERLVAIAADRQFHLDERSEEEQVRNEARRQSHSFVSAENVIGREEDKKAIIGSLLDPNVKENVSVLPIVGIGGLGKTTVAQLVFNDKELRDHFEPKVWVCVSENFDVKIIVEKILECIKNEKPKDLEMNTLVNNLQKEINGKRYLLVLDDVWNENREKWLSLKDILMGGARGSGILLTTRIKKVAEITKSMQSHLLRGLDDQQSWSLLKKMAFKEGEELKNASFEKIGNEILKKCGGIPLAIRAIGGLLYLRKSVREWQLFKDNELLNISEEDNDILPTLKLSYDHLPSHLKQCFAFCSIFPKDYKIEKASLIYMWMAQGFIKLYNEKKCPQDVGNEYFMDLLWRSFFQEVEKDELGNILQFKIHDFMHDLAIKVMGSESTTIYSKETDIDEKTHHVSFGHILSSSLNIPTSLYRARRIKTFLLPCQPTYYCMRLDSSTYSAIVASFKFIRLLDLHYMGIKTIPSSIKKLKHLRYLDLSGNGDIKMLPNSIVKLYNLQTLKLSRCYKLKELPRDINKLVNLKLLEIDGCQRLTHMPNGLGQLTNLQTLSRFVMSKGRIDLVPRSYGELKELNRLNELRGNLSIENLKRVKDARLEYKDANLKEKQCLDRLDLKWVEEDINENGAAGYDDMSLEALQPHINLKALSLWGYGGVRFPHWFLSLTNLVQFKLESCKKCKYLPPLDQLPSLKIINLEGLDCLEHISDSERNNSDSLFYPSLETLEIDKCPNLKGWWRGRRDSLPSFPLLSYLRIRDCPQLTSFPLFPYLERLSLINCKCSLKQSWERMMINNKTSSGNLPSIASSSSSSTIVAPLSKLSKVYIENTEEALPEECLPNLISLRALHLQKCPLPQGIRYLTALQNLNVWNCEVVDLSNDWDEMEWQGLRTLLSLEFYKLPKLVSLPTGLQYVSSLQKLDISDFPSLIAIPEWICKLISLQSLEIWDCPKLESLPEGIGALTSLQTLRIWDCPNLESLPEGISALTSLQTLDIRACPNLEGDLSRQEEEPDEEEPNEEAKKPAHKNWNLIKAFGCCNCSTTQQLTH from the exons ATGGCGGAAGGAGCTCTGTCCGGCGTTGCTAAGGGAATCATCGGGATAGCGGGCAACCTAGCACTCTCAGAGGTTGCACTCATCTGGGGTGTCAAAGACGAGATCAACAAACTCAAGGAGACAGTTTCCACTATCAAAGCTGTCCTTATGGATGCAGAGGCGAAGCAACACAACAGTGAAGCGATCAAAGTGTGGCTGCAAAGGCTTAAGGACGCCATGTTTGATGCGGATGACTTACTGGATGAAATCTCCACTGAGGCCCTGCAACGGGAAGTGATGACCCGTGACAAGGCCAAAAAGGTACGCATCTTATTTTCCAAACCTAACCAGCCTGCATATGGTATTAGAATGGGTCATAAGGTTAAGGAGATGAGGGAGAGGCTAGTTGCTATAGCTGCGGACAGGCAGTTTCACTTGGATGAACGTTCTGAGGAGGAACAAGTCAGGAATGAGGCAAGACGGCAGTCTCATTCCTTTGTAAGTGCTGAAAATGTTATTGGCAGGGAGGAGGATAAGAAGGCCATTATTGGATCTCTGTTGGATCCCAATGTTAAGGAGAATGTTTCTGTCCTTCCGATAGTTGGTATCGGAGGACTAGGAAAGACCACAGTTGCTCAACTTGTCTTCAATGATAAAGAACTCAGAGATCATTTTGAGCCAAAAGTGTGGGTGTGTGTCTCTGAGAATTTTGATGTGAAGATAATTGTTGAGAAAATCTTGGaatgtataaaaaatgagaaaccgAAAGACCTTGAAATGAACACATTAGTCAATAatcttcaaaaagaaattaatggaaAAAGATACTTGCTTGTGTTGGATGATGTGTGGAATGAGAATCGAGAGAAATGGCTTAGCTTGAAAGATATTTTGATGGGTGGCGCAAGAGGCAGTGGAATATTATTGACTACACGCATTAAGAAAGTGGCAGAGATTACAAAATCTATGCAATCGCACTTGTTAAGGGGTTTAGATGATCAACAGTCTTGGTCTTTATTGAAGAAGATGGCGTTTAaagagggggaagaattgaagaatgcaagttttgaaaaaattgggAATGAGATTCTAAAGAAGTGTGGAGGGATTCCGCTTGCTATAAGAGCAATAGGAGGTCTGTTGTATTTAAGAAAATCTGTAAGAGAGTGGCAATTATTCAAAGACAATGAACTTTTGAATATATCTGAGGAAGACAATGATATTTTACCAACATTAAAGTTGAGTTACGATCATCTCCCATCACATTTGAAGCAATGTTTTGCTTTTTGTAGTATATTTCCAAAGGATTATAAGATTGAAAAGGCGAGTTTAATTTATATGTGGATGGCGCAAGGATTCATCAAATTGTATAACGAAAAGAAATGTCCACAAGATGTTGGGAATGAGTATTTTATGGATTTGCTTTGGAGATCGTTCTTTCAAGAAGTTGAAAAGGATGAACTTGGCAATATTTTACAATTCAAAATACATGATTTCATGCATGATTTAGCAATAAAAGTAATGGGATCAGAGAGCACTACCATTTATTCAAAAGAGACAGACATTGATGAGAAAACTCATCATGTGTCATTTGGGCATATATTATCCTCATCTTTGAACATTCCGACCTCATTATATAGAGCAAGAAGGATAAAGACATTTCTTTTGCCATGTCAACCAACGTATTATTGCATGAGATTGGATAGTTCAACTTATAGTGCAATTGTGGCAAGTTTTAAGTTCATACGCTTGTTGGATTTGCATTACATGGGGATTAAAACAATTCCAAGTtctatcaaaaaattgaagcatCTAAGATATCTTGATCTTTCTGGAAATGGAGACATTAAGATGCTTCCTAATTCTATTGTGAAGTTGTACAATTTGCAAACACTTAAACTCTCTAGGTGTTATAAACTTAAAGAATTGCCAAGAGATATTAACAAATTAGTCAACCTCAAGTTGCTTGAGATTGATGGGTGTCAGAGGTTGACTCATATGCCAAATGGACTAGGCCAATTGACTAATCTACAAACATTGTCAAGATTTGTGATGAGCAAGGGCAGGATTGATTTAGTGCCTAGGAGTTACGGTGAATTGAAGGAACTTAACAGGCTAAATGAGTTAAGAGGAAATCTGTCAATTGAAAATCTCAAACGAGTAAAAGATGCCCGTTTAGAGTATAAGGATGcaaatttgaaagagaaacaGTGCCTTGATAGGTTAGACTTAAAGTGGGTAGAAGAAGACATTAATGAGAATGGTGCTGCTGGTTATGATGACATGTCATTGGAAGCCTTGCAACCACATATAAATCTCAAAGCATTGAGTTTATGGGGGTATGGGGGAGTGAGATTTCCACATTGGTTTCTGTCCCTCACAAATCTTGTCCAATTTAAATTAGAGTCAtgtaaaaaatgcaaatatcttCCACCGTTGGACCAATTGCCTTCtctcaaaattattaatttggaGGGATTGGATTGTTTAGAGCACATATCAGATTCAGAGAGAAATAACAGTGATTCTTTATTCTACCCATCTTTGGAGACACTTGAAATTGATAAATGCCCTAATTTAAAGGGATGGTGGCGGGGAAGGAGGGATTCTCTTCCTTCATTTCCTCTTCTTTCCTACTTAAGAATTAGGGATTGCCCTCAGCTGACTTCCTTTCCTTTGTTTCCATATCTCGAAAGATTGAGCCTAATTAATTGTAAGTGTAGCTTGAAGCAGTCATGGGAGAGGATGATGATAAACAACAAGACTTCTTCAGGGAATCTACCATcaattgcttcttcttcttcttcttctacaatTGTCGCCCCTCTCTCCAAATTAAGTAAAGTGTATATAGAGAACACGGAAGAAGCTTTGCCAGAGGAGTGCCTACCAAATCTCATTTCTCTCCGTGCTCTACATCTACAAAAATGTCCTCTTCCTCAAGGCATTCGATATCTTACAGCACTTCAAAATCTGAATGTTTGGAACTGTGAGGTGGTTGATTTATCCAATGATTGGGATGAGATGGAATGGCAAGGACTTAGGACCCTTCTCTCTTTGGAATTCTATAAACTTCCGAAGTTGGTCTCTCTCCCAACGGGGCTTCAATATGTCAGCTCTCTACAAAAACTCGATATTTCGGATTTTCCTAGTTTGATAGCTATACCGGAGTGGATCTGCAAACTTATATCTCTTCAATCACTTGAAATTTGGGATTGCCCTAAATTGGAGTCATTGCCAGAAGGAATCGGTGCCCTTACCTCTTTGCAAACACTACGAATTTGGGATTGCCCTAATTTGGAATCATTGCCAGAAGGAATCAGTGCCCTTACCTCTTTGCAAACACTAGACATTAGAGCATGTCCCAATTTGGAAGGAGATCTGTCTCGGCAAGAAGAAGAGCCAG ATGAAGAAGAACCAAATGAAGAAGCAAAGAAACCTGCTCATAAGAATTGGAACTTAATTAAAGCTTTTGGATGCTGCAATTGTTCAAC
- the LOC115987181 gene encoding uncharacterized protein LOC115987181, producing MAEEGKADEQLFQLLSSLLHQVEALTNQEEVELRSKIEALGLEVTKVPSKSAQHLDELEIAKELDKLSTKLDDVDEMISSALAEDPKVQSLLSGTADVWMPVITATAEERLNFSAPTGDDCSEVGGKTSN from the exons ATGGCAGAGGAAGGAAAAGCAGATGAGCAATTATTTCAGCTCCTCTCCAGTCTCCTCCACCAG GTCGAAGCATTGACCAATCAAGAAGAAGTTGAACTGCGTTCAAAAATTGAAGCCCTTGGTTTAGAAGTTACAAAAGTTCCTTCAAAATCTGCACAGCATCTTGATGAG CTGGAAATAGCCAAGGAGTTGGATAAATTATCCACAAAGTTGGATGATGTAGATGAGATGATATCATCAGCATTGGCTGAAGACCCAAAGGTGCAGTCACTCTTGAGTGGTACTGCTGATGTATGGATGCCAGTTATCACTGCTACTGCTGAGGAGCGTCTTAATTTTTCTGCACCAACCGGAGATGATTGCTCTGAAGTCGGAGGGAAAACTTCCAATTAA